The Candidatus Methylacidiphilales bacterium genomic interval AATCCGAGGAGCAGGAAGACAACGATCTGAGAAACCAGACCGGGAAGATAGACACCCAGGTCATGGAATTTGGCCGCGAGGTCGTGAGCGATGTCACCGGAAGCGGCTGCTTCAGCATGGGCGGTTTCGGCCAAGAGGAATGTAAACATAGCGGGCAGGATTGGATGCCCCGGTTCGTGGTTCGTTTACGCGAACCGGGGCTCCGGGAGGTTGGTTCGGTGGATTATTTGCCGCCGAGGAAGATGGTGATGAAAAGCACCCCTTCAGCGAGCGCCATGGCGATGATGGACTGGACGAGAACCGGAGTGGCGGCGCCAGGATTGCGGCCGACGGCCTCGGCGGCCTTGGCCCCGATGAGTCCAACACCAATGGCGGCGCCAACGGCAGCGAGGGCAAAGTGGAAGTTACCGGAGATTTCAGCGAACATGGGGAGCATGGTTTTGTCTTTCGTTGGTTTTGTTGTTTAGGTTTTCCGCCTTCCCCCGCAGTGGCCCACGGTCCGGAAGGCAAAAGAGAGATCCGTGCTTAATGGTGGCCGTGGCCTCCTTCTTCACTGTGGGAGTCGTCGTGCTTGCACATGAGGGCGGTGAAGACCGCC includes:
- a CDS encoding ATP synthase F0 subunit C; the protein is MLPMFAEISGNFHFALAAVGAAIGVGLIGAKAAEAVGRNPGAATPVLVQSIIAMALAEGVLFITIFLGGK